One Salvelinus alpinus chromosome 9, SLU_Salpinus.1, whole genome shotgun sequence genomic window, cccagtcactagaaagatacaggcgtccttcctaactcagttgctggagaggaaggaacccgtgtagggatttcaccatgaggccaatggtgactttaaaacagttacggaGTTTAACTCTTGAGGATcggacctttaaaaaaaaatgttttgtctaaaatgacatacccaaatctaactgcctgtagctcaggaactgaagcaaggatatgcattttcttgataccatttgaaagaaaacacttagacgtttgtggaaatgtgaaattaatgtaggagaatatgacacattagatctggtaaaagataatacaaagaaaaaacgtgtttttttcatcatctttgaaatgcaagagaaagaccaTAATGTATCAGTCCAgattaggcgcaatttagattttggccactagatggcagcagtgcatgtgcaaagttttagactgatccaatgaaccattgcatttctgttcaaaatgtatcaagactgcccaaatgtgcctaattggtttattaatacattttcaagtttataattgtgcactctcctgaAAACAACAATATTCCTTCACTGTTATAAgttctgtaaattggacagtgcagttagattaacaacaatttaacctttctgcccatatcagatatgtctatgtcctgggatttttttttgttacttacaatctcatgctaatcacattagcctacgttagctcaactgtcccgcgAGGGGACACACCGATCCCGTCGAGGTTTTAATGGCAATAAAATGAAAAAACTGCAACAACATTGCAATttctccacaatattaacctaattgacagagggaaaagacggaagcctgtacagaataaaaatattccaaaacatacatcctatttgcaacaaggcactaaagtaatactgcagaaaatgtggcaaagcaattcacttttttgtcctgaatacgaaGTGTTATGTTTGGCGAAAATCCAATTAGACaccttactgagtaccactctccatattttcaagcttaatggtggctgcatcatgttgtgggtatgcttgtaatcattaaggactggggagtttttcaggataaaaaagaaacaggaGCTAAGTACAGGtgaaattctagaggaaaacctggttcagtctgcttttcaacagacactggaagattaattcacctttcagcaggacaataacctaaagcacaagccaaatctacactggatttgactcaaagctgtaatcgctaccaaaggtgcttctacaaagtattgactcaagggtgtgaaatcttatgtaaattagatatttctgtatttaattttcaataattcGCAAACATTTCTAATATGTTtttattatagggtattgtgtgtggatgggtGAGGAAAAAATCATATTTAGTCAatttagaattcaggctgtaacacaacaaaatgcggaataagtcaaggggtataaatactttctgaaggcactgtatatcctgCATAGCAAGCTATAAGTATAGTGTGTTGTACTGCATGTTGGTGAGTCTCCACATGACCTGTGCTCTCATGGACACCACACATATTCTCCCACATGCTCTATCCCAACTGTTCTGGATGCATGGTAGGAGCACTGACCCCGACAGTGTCCCCACGCCTACGGACTGGCAACcctgaagaggaggagaaagtcTTCCACTGCCATCCACGGTGTGGTGAGTAATTCAGCCGTAATCCCcttttctcctcctttctccctccccctctcccccctctcctgtgGTTCCATTCATATTCTAATCACAGCTTTCCCTTCTCCAGCTCACAGGCACTCCATCAGAGCCCCCAGCCTCAGGCTTTGCACTTTTACTTCCCCCCTTTGTGGCCAGCGCTCTCCTCCGAGGCTCACTAAAATAAGGTTGCCTcaaggagagagggagtatggggaaaactgaaaaaaaatcacactTGTGCCATTTAGGACTAATTTCTAGTGTGTAGCTGATCAAATGTCGATGGTTTTCGGTAGGCGACTTTTTTGAGAAAAAAATTAAAAGCCATCTTAGCAAAGATGGGGGATTGAAATGAGAAAGTGATCGTAATGTGTGGAAAAATACAATCTAAAGTAAAAACCTAATCATGTGGGCATGTCGGAGTTCCCAGGGCCAGTGGAGGAAGACACAGTTCAGAAAAGTTCTGAAACTGGCCAACAAGTGTTCATAGGAGCTGGGACTTTAAATAAGAGGGgttggaggagtgtgtgtgtgtgggggggtgggggggggggggggtataaaaACGTATTAAATGCTATAATGGAAGACGGGGAGGCCACAGTGCTAGGATTGCGTAGATCTAAGCCTCTTTTTTTCTTGGGGAGGGAGCCTTTCTTATTCAAAACAGACCCACAAAAGGCTTCCAGTGAGCCTTGCCACATCCCCATCTGACTCGAGGCCATTCATCAGCCTTCCGAGCCTATCAATGACATGTCCCCATCAGGGCTGCTATAAAATCAGACCCTTTCCCATGAAACATCAGCAAACATTTTGACGGGTCTGGCTTTCCCCCCCGCTGGATTTCTGGagtttctaccctcctctcccctcaccacCTCCCCTCACCATCACCACCGACACCCACCCCTCTTTCGGCGGAGCCCAGAGCCTCACCATCTCCTGCCACGGATAGGCAGTGGTCACGGGGAAGCGGAGCCAGACAAGGGAAGACCTACTGAGGAGGGGGAGCCGTACACAGAGACATTTTCTTGGAGGAGCCAGTTTGCCATTGATGGGAAGAGGATGCATTGTGGGCTGCTGGAGGAGCCTGATATGGATTCCACAGGTTGGTCCTGCTGTCCTGCAACCCTGCAGCTTTGCCTTGACTTATCGGGATGCATGGGGAACCACTCTATGTTGTGGATCACTATAACTGGGCCCCTGGGAATTTGTGACTTTCTCTACAACCATTTTAGAGAATTTTTTTGAGTGAATTGTTGATGAATGCATTTGTTGTTAATGTGAGGGATTACTCACCATGGCATTGCATTTGTTCGATTTTGGTTTCTTCAGATGTCAACAAAAGTGGCCTTGTGGATTTGTGCCATTAATTCATGATAAATCTATACCAACAATAATACGGTTTTGAGGGATGGTTTGATTATGGAAGGACATTAGGGCCTTTCATGTGTGCCACAACCTTTATTAAGGAGCAGTAATTTCAACTCTTAGACAGCCCTACATTCAGCAATTTAATGCAATCTCTTTGGGGGAAAAAAAATCTTCCAAGCCTTCGAGGCGCATGTAGCCTGTGATGCACCTGTTTCTTGTAAACGACTTCTTGGGGGAAATAAGCTGCCAGTCCAGTGAGGTATGGTGCCCGGAGCAGGATAAAGTCGCATGGCGTGACGCAAGAATTAGCCTAAAGTAAATTCAATTAAATATTAAAAACTACATATTTACGGTAAAGTAATGAATGTTGCTGCTTTAGCTAAGAGTTTTTCTACTTGGGCTCTCAATCTAACTTCCTACCGAATAACTGTATTATAGGCTCATTTATTTTACTTTATTGAATATTCATCAGGGAGTTTTTTCCCCTAATGTTTATACGAATTCACTGTCTGGTGTTAAGTTGGTTAACATGAAAGAGTGTATTCCTTAAATACATTATCAGAGATCCGTTTCGTCCATTGATTGAATTTAATCCAGTTATTTAGAGCTCTATTTTATCTGTGCTCATGGCAAATGATTAAATTACAGCCTAAGGATAAGTGCTACAATAGAGAATTATTGTCACCTCAGTGGACTAACTTCATCAATGACTGGGGAAACCTATTTGAAGTATCAGCTAGGCAAATGCACAAGACATTGAAATATGTTACAAGTCTTCCTaataatgtatttcaattaattgTAATAATTggtctaataataataattaattatgTTGATTACAAATAGgccaatgatgatgatgataataattatAATTTTAGTTTGTTAATTTGATAATACTGTTAAACTTATGCCTATATGGAACTGATGACAGCGTGTTCTTTGGTCAACGATGTTAGGTAGCCTTACCATAATTTTCTGTTCTTACAATTAAAACCTAATGCCTGGCCTTATGCTATTGAATATAAGAGCCTTGCAAAGATCAGAGTTGATAAATTAGGCATAGGCTactctttttattttattcatgaGAAAAAGCATTCTAGCCTACTTTTAGGCAATTTATTCTAACTGAGCATGTCACTCATCAGCCAAAAGGTGTCTGATATTCATTTATCCTAAAAGTTCGCAGTCTCTAAACGTTTCTATTTCCACGACATCTTCTCTATCCCCTTCTGATGGGATGGAACCTGTATATCATTAGATGGAACAGGTTGCCTTGCCAACAGTCAATCCTGGCAACTGCTACTATGGTGATTGCAGTCATGGCGGGAAACAGGATCTACAGGACTACGATAAATATACGTTTTTCTGTCCCAAGAAAGGACACCAGTTGAGCTATTTCTACGTAGAAATTAGAATGGGACAAAGGCTTCTGTGTCGCTCGCGAGGCTGCTCTAGCAATGAGCGCGGGCTCAATTGGGGCAAGTGTGCGCGCTTGTGTCCACCCAAGAACAATGAAGGATTCCTGCCGTTTTGGTGAAAACATTTCAAATAGAAACACAGCTGCGCTAACACCCCCACAATCGATTATAGTCGAATATCCCTGTCACGTATTTTTTTGCATTTGGCAACATTTGTCTCAAAATGTATTTACAAAAAAGCCACCTGTTGCAGATGCAGCTTGAGTAAAGTATACTTTTGATAAACCTATCCGAATATGATTGTTAGATCTTGATTTATTTAGTCAACTTTTGTATAATATAGGGCCCTTTATTGATTAGGGCCAATAGAGTAACCAAATATTGGACAAATCATACCACCACCCAATAGTCGCCATATAGACCTTTAGCCAAATGAATAAATAGGCTATGCGAATTAATCTTTATGTGGGCCATAGAAATGAAACCTACAATTGTAAATTCCTGTAGGCTTTTCTCTGATGTGTGGGCCATCTTGCATTTTTCTAGAGAGCTGGATTGAAAGATGCCTCAACGAGAGCGAGAGCAAGCGGTATTCCAGTCACACGTCCCTGGGGAATACGTCCAATGACGAAAGTAAGCAGTGACCGTGTAACGCTTTAATGTTGTATTACTGCAAGTCATAAAGTAATGGATAAATATATGTTGAAATAATCTATTGTCATAGGCCTAAAATAAGACTCCTATTGATTAAAATAAATTGATATTTGAATATAATAAGGTGCGCTATAATAGGCTTGGTGCGCAAATTATGGCAAAGGTTAGTGTTTTTCACTTGTAGACTATGTTTGGAATTTGATCAAATAGTGCACACCTTTATTTACAAAACATCACAAAACATGTGTCAATAAGATGTCCCTGATAATCCACTGATTTACATTAATCATAATATTGTTGCACAATAGAATTGCTGGATAAAGAGAGAAATTATAATTGTTTTTGTGTGCTGCATCAAACTTCAACCTTTTCGAACCCTGTTCAGTTTAGATCAAAGATATCTGTTTTTTGATCTTCACAGCAAttgattattttttatatatatttttattgccCAGTACTTAATTGAAGATATTGATTTGAAATAGTTGACACGTTTCTTTTTTGTCTATAAAAGATGAGGAGAAAGAAAACAACAGGGCTTCTAAACCCCATTCAACACCAGCTACCCTACAATGGTAAGTGTTGGTTATAATTCACCTCTTTCCCAACCTGTTTATATAATGTTAATCCTAAAGCTCTTATTCTAGAGCTGTAATGCTGAAATTTAATGTTCTCAATGCATAAACTATACAACATTTATTTTCTATTATTTGGGGCATTCACAATTTGGCTTTTTGTTTGTTGATAAAGTTTACAAGTGCATTTCCCTATTTTGTTTTTATATTGTCTGATGCTTAATGATTGTATGCAGTCTCCTCATGTAGGGTCACATAATTTGATCATGTAAAGATGAAGGACAGAATTGTACCTTTGAGCAGCACCTTTTGAGAAGAGAACTGTCAACTTTAGCGAGCATTGTGAGGGTGCTTACAGTTTACATTTACAATATGACATGGCAGGCCGCTGTTGGGCTGGAAGGATGGTTTACTAAAAAGGCTTCTTCACCAAAATAGCAGTATCTGTTTACCTTCATAGAACCAGAGACTTGTGCATTTGCACCTGTTATGTTCAGAAGATAATAATATGTATTAGACTCAGTTAAAACAGGAAGCTGGCTATATCAATACATTATTCTTCTTTTAATAATTTGTTGTCTATATTTGATATTGCATTCCCTCTGGTGGAAATTCCACACTGGTGAAATACTTGACCAGTCTCTTCCTTGGAGACGTCATTTTCATGTGACTTTCGTGGAGGCGCGTTGTTTTGTGTAGTGTTGTTGTCAGACACATATATTTCAATTTAAATAGACATACCTGGTCTACACAGACAGTCTGAGTCCATGCGAATATAATGTAGAGGAGCGTTGTAGGTCCCCAGGGATTACACAGTCCTTCACACTTCAACAGCAGTAATGGAACTTCCCATTTTCAACTCACTTCTGAAATGGCCTGCTTTATTTTGGTGTATTGCTTGAGGCAGGTGTTCATGAGAAATAATGTTGAGGATCCTTGTAAAATATTCATATTTTACGTTGCTCTGAAATTTGACAGATGAACGAACAGTCTTTGCTTTATTTTGCACTCAAAATACAGGTGTATTTAGAGTTATTGAGTAATACAGACATCACGTTTCTTTTTATGTTCACGAGATGTTAGAAATAGCTTTTCTTATCATACTACAtttggtaacatactgtatgtatattattAAGGGTGCTTGATCACAACTTTATATTCCCAAATGTATCTATTTTTCTATTTATTATGGGAGCAATTGATAAGTGTTTTCTAGCACTTTGAAGCTCCTCTCTCACACTGTAATGCTTCGTTTTGTGAGGTATTTAGGCTATACAGTAGAGACATATTCACTGAACTGATGGTTGTAGTTCCGCCTATCCCAGATGGTATAAAATATATCCACATATGTACTTTCACATAGTAGCTCCTAATTCAGGTTCGATTATTTCTCTAATCTCGTCCACTAGTAAATAACCTGCCCTTGACTGAATAAGAACAGGAGTAAACTTGATAACAGTTTATTTTGATACCGGTAGATACTGTAGATGCCAGTCTAGAGATGTCTTTGTGGTCTGTACAGAGTCCATGTTATTCTATGGGGATTGATTGACAGGTCTGCTTTTCACCTACAGGCTGGAGGAGAACTATGAGATTGCAGAAGGGGTTTGTATCCCCCGCAGTGCTCTCTATATGCACTACCTGGACTTTTGTGAGAAGCACGACACACAGCCTGTCAACGCCGCCAGCTTTGGGAAGGTAGGACACAGTTACTGACCACTTTAACAGGACATTTAGGAGGGACTGTTTGATTGAGCCCAAACTAATTTTGTGAACATAATACATCACAGAAAGAGTACATGAAATGGTCCCTTTGGTGGAGTAGGTTATACGTGCTTAGGAAGGTTACCATCTATCAGTATAGTAAAACATGAAAGGGAGAAATAAGTATAGCATTGAAAAAGTATGCCTACTGATGCATGTAGATCAGTCTCATGGCTTGTTACGGTGTGTTTGAAAAGTAAAATCCACATGTAGTTATTGGGAAGCAACGGAACTGCCCACTGATGGTTCCCCTGAAAACCGCTAGATGGGTTACACAGCGAGAAGAAACATGCTTGTCTCTGTTCCCACAACCCAGAAAAGCCCCTACCCACATACTCCCAGCCACCCCCCAACACCCGgacctagccccccccccccatccatcctCCACACCACCCCTCCCCAGCTCCTGTCGGAGGATATTGAAAAAGAGAAGGGGCCTGGATTAATGTGTAATTAAAGAAAATTTGGAAGGGTGAGATGTTGCGGAATGTTAGATCAGTGGCTAGAGCAGTGTGGGGTGTCCTTTAGGAAGGCTTCATTGATTCGGGACAAAAAAACGAGTGAGAGCCCCGCCTGCCTCCCTGTCTGCTCATTTATCAAGCGGGGCCTGACAGAAACTTCACAGCTTGGCCTCTTTTTTCATCCCGCACAATGGAAAGCTCCACTGTTTGCTAAAGTTTCTGTACCAGGAGCTGGACCAAGGAGCCAATCTCATGgacaaaaagaaagagagagagagacagagcggaggaaggaggagagggaacaagAGGGAGAGATTTTGGAGAGGTTTTTAATGTAGAAAAATAATATCCCTGAACGTGTCAAAAATGGATGGCTCCCAAAGCCTTTTTCTCCCACAGCCAGTGGAGACCTCCCTGGGGTTAAGGCTCTGGGAACTTCACAGCTCTTCACGTCTAGAATAGACCATACTTTCACTTGATTCATTAATATGTTCAATGTGGACTTTCATGTCATTCTGTATGAGCTGTACATGGTTAGAAATCATTCTGGATAGGGCAGTTACTTCAGCCGCTAGCTGAGATAATTGTGGACTTTTAAGTGTACAGTATCTCTTCCCTTACATCTACAGTATGATAGCACTGTCCCAAGAGTGAAAACACATTTTTATCAGGTGCTTTACATAGGGgatatacacatacaaaaacatgaaGAATCTCACAGAGAAAAAATCAATGATAGACTTATTCTAATTCTCTGATTCTAACAGATTATTAGACAACAGTTTCCACAACTGACCACAAGAAGACTGGGCACCAGGGGCCAGTCAAAGTAAGTCAATGTTGTCTCctacttttctttctttctttctgcacACTGGTTTTGATTTTTGTGTTTCACTATTGAAAGAGGAGTATCATTGTGTTAGTGGAGGGCCTGTTTTTAATGATTCTTCAAGCCGGTAATCTTCACCAAGTCTATGATTTGAGGACGTTACCTCTCAAAATCACATGATGACAAGCAACTGTCTCACACCCTGATGAAGAGTCCTTAGCTGAAATGTTGGTTATGTAAATCCACAGCAAGGAGAGAAGAGTGTGCAACTTTCTTTTCCATTTCTACACCTCTCTAACTGTCAACTATCCCCTATAGGTACCACTACTATGGTATCGCTGTGAAGGAGAGCTCCCAGTACTACGATGTGATGTACTCCAAGAAGGGGGCGGCGTGGGTGAACGAGACAGGCAAGAAGGAGGTCATCAAGCAGACAGTGGCGTATTCACCACGCTCCAAACTGGGGACGCTCCTGCCAGAGTTTCCAAATGTCAAAGACTTAAATCTGCCCGCCAGTCTGCCAGAGGAGAAGGTAAACAGGACTCTAAAACGTCCCAGACCCACAACCCCCTCCTCCCTTATCCAACCAACCCCTCGCCCCCTCTGGCTATCCCCTTTTATCTGCCCTGGACCTTCACTGACTCTGAGTTTAGAGAAGAAGGACCTTGAGGATTTATTTGCTGCTGGCTCCTCACTAACTCTTAATCTTGTGGGGAGATAATAAGATCCAGACAAAAGACAGCCACTAACAGTCTAGCTTTAAATGAGGAGGCCATGATTTTCAATGGTTTGTCAGTTGCTGAACTCTAAAGACGGTTTTATGTAGTTTTGGTGTGTGACCTGTTGCAGGTATTTATTGGTGCCGATGTTTTTGGATAGGATTTATTGTCTTGTTTTTCGTATCAATCCATTGATGTATGATATCACTTGAAAACACTAGCTATACTGTGCGGTAGACAGTAGAACCCAGTTCTCAGATTAGAATGTATCTTAACTGAAGCAGCATCCTGGTCATTCACTAAGACTATCACTAGGAAACAGTATGTGCCTTTGATCGAGAGCTTGGTACTATGGGTTCTATCTGCAGGAAtatgattctgagataattggctttaacATTCGGAACACTCCTTGGTTTGAATGGTGGCAGTGATTTTTAtcttgtattcttttgaacttaacaacatgaattggggtatttagagtactatataggtagagaacattgaacagaacaaggctatgtcaataGCTCAATTTTGACTaaaatgcagatagaaccttatacaGACTTGGACCACGTTACAGCCGTTCATTTATACTCAGTCTTCTTTATGTTTTCCCACAGGTGTCAACGTTCATCATGATGTACAGAACTCACTGCCAGAGGATACTGGACACAGTAATACGCGCCAACTTTGATGAGGCAAGACACTTTTCATATCTGTCCATCTTTTGCACCTTTATTTACCAGTCCCATTAAATGTGACAGGACTTTGTCTAGGATTTTTTTTAACTGTAAAACTTAACTCTCTTGTTGAATGTGGTCACAAAAAATTATTACGAGCTAAATGTTCTTAGACTTCTAAATGAAGATACCCCATTTTCATGAGAATCGGTTTAGTTCTTACCTAATCTCAGAACACTGAACCAAATGTGTTGTGCTACCAGTCTGTCACAATAAACTACTTCTAGCCTAAATGTATCTCATTAGAAAAGTTGGGTTAGTGTCTTTAGTCTCTTAAGTTGTATTGTACGTGACGTTGAGAGAATGACCCTCCTGTCTTGGGTGTCTCCAGGTCCAGAGCTTCCTGCTGCACTTTTGGCAGGGCATGCCCCCGCACATGCTCCCTGTCCTGGGCTCCTCCACTGTGGTCAACATCGTGGGCGTCTGTGACTCCATTCTTTACAAGGCCATCTCTGGGGTTCTTATGCCCACCGTCCTGCAAGCACTGCCTGATAGGTGAGTGCCTGTTTAGTGTAGTGTAGCTCTTCTCCCTTCCCCAGCAATCACTGAAGCCACAATCCTGAGTTTTTGTTTCATTCcatttcaaattcatagacatagATATAAATGCAAAGACTGACAGTCCATGAGATCCACATAATTGTTCTAAACATATTTGACATGCATATTGTTTGTTTAAAAAGACTGAAACGACATGCACTGAGTTACAGTCTCTATAGAGAAAAAGGGCTATGAGGAAAACTTGACTTTTACCTTTGTGTTATACAACCTTGGTTATTTGTGATGTAATGTAGATTTGTTCCAGTTTGACCCAGGTGATCCGGAAGTTTGCCAAACAGCTGGATGAGTGGCTTAAAGTAGCACTTCACGACCTGCCTGAAAACCTGAGGAATATCAAATTTGAATGTAGGAGTCTGCATTGAAAAATACAGTCGTTACTCTCCTGGTTTTATGACAACGATGATATACTGATTCTTGGAAAAAGGAGAATGCACTAATTTTAGAAACAGGTTTTAATAAGCAAATGCTATACTGTAGAAAACATAACAGTTAATATTTACTCTCCCTTTTATCCACAGTATCTAGAAGATTTTCTCAAGTTCTCAAGAGGCAGACATCTTTGAACCATCTATGTCAGGTAGCTATTTCACTGAATAAATGTAATGAAATCCATATGAAAATATGACTGATAAAGGTATATGCAGTGTGTATCACTATctaataatgtgtgtgtttgttgatcTGTCTCTGGGCAGGCGTCACGGACGGTGATCCACAGTGCAGACATCACCTTTCAGATGATGGAGGACTGGCGGAACGTGGACCTGAACAGCATCACCAAGCAGACACTTTACACCATGGAGGACACATGGGAGGAGCACCGGCGGCTCATCATCAACTGTAAGgccacaaacacgcacacatgtACGGATGCAGACacacaaatgtacacacacacacacaatccctgtAGTAGCATTCACAGTAAGTTACGTTTAGTTCAAAAGCCTAGAATCCACATTCCAAAAAACACTATTGTGCTCCAATACTTTTAACATAAATTGCTTGCTCTCCCTCATAGCATTGTAGGAGAGAAATGCActtcactcccacacacacagctgtcaaTAACACACAGTAGATGTCAGCCATTGGACAATCATTCCCACGGCCAGGAAAGTCAAGCCTTAATGATGAAGGCTAAAAGGTTAAGCAAGTTGACTCTACTCTGAAACACCCCGTGGACCATTTCAAATTCGTTTCAGCGTCAACCCCCTCAAATGGCCGTGCTAGGGTCACAGTTCACAGATTGGCATAAAGAGGCCATTTCCACGTCCCACTCTCGTTCTGTTCTATTAGACAGAGAGAAATTTTGCAccatttttaaacattttatttcacctttatttaaccaggtaggccagttgagaacaagttctcatttacaactgcgacctggccaagataaagcaaagcagtgcgacaaaaacagcaacacagagttacacatgggataaacaaacgtacagtcaataacacaatagaaaaatctatatacagtgtgtgcaaatgaagtaaggaggtaaggcaataaataggccatagtggggaagtaattacaatttagcaattaacactggagtgctagatgtgcagatgaggatgtgcaagtagaaatactggtgtgcaaaagagcagaaaaacaaaaaacaaatatggggatgaggtagttagatgggctatttacagatgggctgtgtacagctgcagcgatcggtgacTATGACAACAAATAAGACACAGCCTCATATACAAGACATACTGTATATGCTGCTGGTTTTGGTAGTTTGATTGATTTAAGTAAGGGTAGTTTAGGTCCATAGTCACACACGACAATTATTCAACCTCTTCATTTGATCCAAATTGTTATCTGCCAAGACTCCGATTTGTGTAGACAAGTATGGAGCTTTCTCCACCAGTTACAAATATATGTCCCCTGAAGGATGACATAGGCTATGTGTTGACAAACTGTGGCTAAATGCAGCTCtcgtctccttcctctctcagtgTACCAGGAGTTTGACCGTCTGTTGGAGGAGCAGTCTCCTATAGAGGCCTACATCGAGTGGCTGGACTCCATGGTGGACCGCTGTGTTGTCAAGGTCAGTTGAGGATGTAAATACTTCatataactcagcaaaaaagaaacttTTTTGAAAGATAAAAGATAATAATTCGTAaacatccaaataacttcacagatcttcattgtaaagggtttaaacactatttcccatgcttgttcaatgaccgataaacaattaatgaacatgcacctgtggaacggtcgttaagatactaacagcttacagacggtaggcaattgaggtcacagttatgaaaacttaggacattaAAGAGGCTTTAAtaagactctgaaaaacaccaaaggaaagatgcccagggtccctgctcatctgcgtgaacgtgccttaggcatgctgcaaggaggcaggaGGACTgccgatgtggccagggcaataaattgcaatgtcgtactgtgagacgcctaagacagcgctgcaggaagacaggatggacagctgatcgtcctcgcagtggcagaccacgtgtaacaacacctgcacaggatcggtacatccgaacatctcacctgcgggacaggtacaggatggcaacaacaactgcccgagttacaccaggaatgcacaatccctccatcagtgctcagactgtccacaataggctgagagaggctgaactgagggcctgtaggcctgttgtaaggcaggtcctcatcagacatcaccggctacaacgtcacctatgggcacaaacccaccgtcgctggaccagacaggactggcaaaaagtgctcttcactgacgagtcacggttttgtctcaccaggggtgatggtcggattcggaTTTATCGTTGAAAGagtgagcgttacaccgaggcctgtactctggactgggatcgatttggaggtggagggtctgtcatggtctggggcattgtgtcacagcatcatcggactgagcttgttgtcattgcag contains:
- the LOC139584501 gene encoding transcription factor RFX4-like isoform X1; its protein translation is MHCGLLEEPDMDSTESWIERCLNESESKRYSSHTSLGNTSNDENEEKENNRASKPHSTPATLQWLEENYEIAEGVCIPRSALYMHYLDFCEKHDTQPVNAASFGKIIRQQFPQLTTRRLGTRGQSKYHYYGIAVKESSQYYDVMYSKKGAAWVNETGKKEVIKQTVAYSPRSKLGTLLPEFPNVKDLNLPASLPEEKVSTFIMMYRTHCQRILDTVIRANFDEVQSFLLHFWQGMPPHMLPVLGSSTVVNIVGVCDSILYKAISGVLMPTVLQALPDSLTQVIRKFAKQLDEWLKVALHDLPENLRNIKFELSRRFSQVLKRQTSLNHLCQASRTVIHSADITFQMMEDWRNVDLNSITKQTLYTMEDTWEEHRRLIINLYQEFDRLLEEQSPIEAYIEWLDSMVDRCVVKVAGKRPGCLKKVAQQFLLMWSCFGTRVIRDMTLHSAPSFGSFHLIHLMFDDYVLYLLESLHCQERANELMRAMKAEGSTAEQEEEMMLTETTPTSTSPGPFSPPKSVTSVGVPAASSPTAAQSPEYTGATATTGAVQSYTWSLTYTVTTSGGTPPEGGQQQPCMRSGAPVPPPSSTHRLPVYAHRDEHGFTGSYNYGSYSNQHPHSIQSQYPSLAHEPGIPAPLHYPAYHRTSAQYPLNSQMSRMEPCLMGGAPRLHPTPVAPRWADVSPANSCYTSPPMHSSRYAASGDMYSPLAPRRNSEYEHSQHFPGFAYINGEATTGWAK
- the LOC139584501 gene encoding transcription factor RFX4-like isoform X2; protein product: MHCGLLEEPDMDSTESWIERCLNESESKRYSSHTSLGNTSNDENEEKENNRASKPHSTPATLQWLEENYEIAEGVCIPRSALYMHYLDFCEKHDTQPVNAASFGKIIRQQFPQLTTRRLGTRGQSKYHYYGIAVKESSQYYDVMYSKKGAAWVNETGKKEVIKQTVAYSPRSKLGTLLPEFPNVKDLNLPASLPEEKVSTFIMMYRTHCQRILDTVIRANFDEVQSFLLHFWQGMPPHMLPVLGSSTVVNIVGVCDSILYKAISGVLMPTVLQALPDSLTQVIRKFAKQLDEWLKVALHDLPENLRNIKFELSRRFSQVLKRQTSLNHLCQASRTVIHSADITFQMMEDWRNVDLNSITKQTLYTMEDTWEEHRRLIINLYQEFDRLLEEQSPIEAYIEWLDSMVDRCVVKVAGKRPGCLKKVAQQFLLMWSCFGTRVIRDMTLHSAPSFGSFHLIHLMFDDYVLYLLESLHCQERANELMRAMKAEGSTAEQEEEMMLTETTPTSTSPGPFSPPKSVTSVGVPAASSPTAAQSPEYTGATATTVTTSGGTPPEGGQQQPCMRSGAPVPPPSSTHRLPVYAHRDEHGFTGSYNYGSYSNQHPHSIQSQYPSLAHEPGIPAPLHYPAYHRTSAQYPLNSQMSRMEPCLMGGAPRLHPTPVAPRWADVSPANSCYTSPPMHSSRYAASGDMYSPLAPRRNSEYEHSQHFPGFAYINGEATTGWAK